One Deinococcus sp. LM3 genomic region harbors:
- a CDS encoding DNA repair protein RecN, protein MIRKARPRDETTQTAPLPVAPALAADAGPPLTRLEVRNLATIQMLDLHFGAGLSVFTGETGAGKSIIVDALGLLLGSRSNTDLIRTGEDDLLVTGFWNDDVASRRVTSQGRSTARLDGEVVTLRELQDWAQRRLTIHWQHSAVSLLGPANQRALLDRQLPAELGAYTAAYRAWTDARARLEALRASERERARQLDLLQFQAAEITEVNPTPGEEEPLQADLNRLANLESIAQGAAGAITLLSDGDENALGFLAEAVRSLNVSARYDETTAQLQRELREALDSVQAVTGELRAVAEDQAPDPEELARVEARLGALGKLRAKYGPALEDVLTFQAQVEQELAALTRDEQDAGTLDADVAALHADLLRAGAALDTARQDRAAPLAAELVAVIRQLGMPHARLEFRLHALTEPGAHGLSDVTLHFTANPGEDLAPLADVASGGELSRVMLAISTVLGADTPAVVFDEVDAGIGGGAALAVAAQLRHLAQARQVFVVTHLAQIAAQADHHYKVEKSVEDGRTVSRVRLLPPEERLHEIARMLSGNTSEAALRHARELLGPAHASADAAGTDPAAPEPASSAR, encoded by the coding sequence GTGATCCGAAAGGCCCGCCCACGCGACGAGACCACCCAGACCGCGCCGCTCCCGGTTGCCCCCGCGCTGGCCGCGGACGCCGGGCCGCCCCTGACCCGGCTGGAAGTCCGGAACCTCGCGACCATCCAGATGCTGGACCTGCACTTCGGCGCAGGCCTCAGCGTCTTTACCGGCGAGACCGGCGCGGGCAAGAGCATTATCGTGGACGCCCTGGGCCTGCTGCTGGGATCGCGCAGCAACACCGACCTGATCCGCACGGGCGAGGACGACCTGCTTGTGACCGGCTTCTGGAACGACGATGTCGCCAGCCGACGCGTGACCAGCCAGGGCCGCAGCACTGCCCGGCTGGACGGCGAGGTCGTCACGCTGCGCGAGTTGCAGGACTGGGCGCAGCGCCGCCTGACCATCCACTGGCAGCACAGCGCCGTCAGCCTGCTCGGCCCGGCCAACCAGCGCGCCCTGCTGGACCGCCAGCTGCCCGCCGAACTGGGTGCGTACACGGCCGCGTACCGCGCCTGGACGGACGCCCGCGCCCGCCTGGAGGCCCTGCGCGCCAGCGAACGCGAGCGCGCCCGGCAGCTGGACCTGCTGCAATTCCAGGCAGCCGAGATCACCGAGGTGAACCCCACGCCCGGCGAGGAGGAACCCCTCCAGGCCGACCTGAACCGACTGGCGAACCTGGAAAGCATCGCGCAAGGAGCCGCCGGGGCCATCACACTCCTCAGCGACGGCGATGAGAACGCCCTGGGCTTCCTGGCCGAGGCGGTGCGGTCCCTGAACGTCAGCGCCCGCTACGACGAGACGACCGCGCAACTGCAACGCGAACTGCGCGAGGCGCTCGACAGCGTGCAGGCCGTCACCGGGGAACTGCGCGCCGTGGCCGAGGATCAGGCGCCGGACCCCGAGGAACTCGCGCGGGTCGAGGCCCGCCTGGGCGCGCTGGGCAAACTGCGCGCCAAGTACGGCCCGGCGCTGGAGGACGTGCTGACCTTCCAGGCGCAGGTCGAGCAGGAACTCGCCGCCCTGACCCGCGACGAGCAGGATGCCGGCACCCTGGACGCCGACGTGGCCGCCCTGCACGCCGACCTGCTGCGCGCCGGGGCGGCCCTCGACACCGCCCGCCAGGACCGCGCCGCGCCGCTGGCCGCCGAACTGGTGGCCGTCATCCGGCAGCTGGGCATGCCGCACGCCCGCCTGGAATTCCGCCTGCACGCCCTGACCGAACCCGGTGCGCACGGCCTGAGCGACGTGACCCTGCACTTCACTGCGAACCCCGGCGAGGACCTCGCGCCGCTGGCGGACGTCGCCTCGGGCGGCGAACTGTCCCGCGTGATGCTGGCCATCAGCACGGTGCTGGGCGCCGACACGCCCGCCGTGGTGTTCGACGAGGTCGATGCGGGCATCGGCGGCGGCGCGGCCCTGGCGGTCGCGGCGCAGCTGCGGCACCTCGCGCAGGCCCGGCAGGTGTTCGTGGTCACGCACCTCGCGCAGATCGCCGCGCAGGCCGACCATCACTACAAGGTCGAGAAGAGCGTCGAGGACGGCCGCACCGTCAGCCGCGTGCGCCTGCTGCCCCCCGAGGAGCGCCTGCACGAGATCGCCCGGATGCTCAGCGGCAACACCAGCGAGGCGGCGCTGCGGCACGCCCGCGAACTGCTCGGCCCCGCCCACGCCAGCGCAGATGCTGCCGGTACGGACCCCGCCGCCCCCGAGCCCGCCAGTTCCGCCCGCTGA
- a CDS encoding extracellular solute-binding protein has translation MKKALTVLSLALISQASAATLTVWTHFGDAELAWLRTQAAQYKTKTGNTVNIVSVPFDQIPDKLIQSAPKGQGPDLITTLPQDRLGQLAAAGVIEPMDKYVTSKTDLDKTAVSALTYQGKLFGIPMFAEAVAVVYNKKLVPSAPTTWSAFLAAAQKNTSSGKFGYLADLSNAYMQYGIVSAYGGYVFKNTGGTLNTKDVGLANAGADKASAFLNDLRYKYNLVPEGVDGGAAKSAFVDGRLAMFLTGPWDMGDIKKAGIDYGIMTFPTPPGATGKWSPFVGVQGTMLNAYSKNKAAAAAFARQISASDAQVAFNKAGGRIPVSLSARTKLKADPVVVGFGKSISAGTPMPNVPQMGAVWGPWSNAIAQSVQKPGQNYGQILDKAVQEINSNIK, from the coding sequence ATGAAAAAAGCACTGACCGTTCTCTCGCTCGCGCTGATCAGCCAGGCCAGCGCCGCCACCCTGACCGTCTGGACGCACTTCGGCGACGCCGAACTCGCGTGGCTGCGCACCCAGGCCGCCCAGTACAAGACGAAAACCGGTAACACCGTCAACATCGTCAGCGTGCCCTTCGACCAGATCCCCGACAAGCTGATCCAGAGCGCCCCCAAGGGCCAGGGCCCCGATCTGATCACCACGCTGCCCCAGGACCGCCTCGGCCAGCTGGCCGCCGCCGGCGTCATCGAGCCGATGGACAAGTACGTCACCAGCAAGACCGACCTCGACAAGACCGCCGTCAGCGCCCTGACCTACCAGGGCAAACTGTTCGGCATCCCCATGTTCGCCGAAGCGGTCGCCGTCGTGTACAACAAGAAACTCGTGCCCAGCGCCCCCACCACCTGGAGTGCGTTCCTGGCCGCCGCGCAGAAGAACACCAGCAGCGGTAAATTCGGCTACCTCGCCGACCTCAGCAACGCCTACATGCAGTACGGGATCGTCAGCGCGTACGGCGGCTACGTCTTCAAGAACACCGGCGGCACCCTGAACACCAAGGACGTGGGCCTCGCCAACGCCGGAGCCGACAAGGCCAGCGCCTTCCTGAACGACCTGCGCTACAAGTACAACCTCGTGCCTGAAGGCGTGGACGGCGGCGCCGCCAAGAGCGCCTTCGTGGACGGCCGCCTCGCCATGTTCCTCACCGGACCCTGGGACATGGGCGACATCAAGAAAGCCGGCATCGACTACGGCATCATGACCTTCCCCACTCCTCCCGGCGCCACCGGCAAGTGGAGCCCCTTCGTGGGTGTGCAGGGCACCATGCTCAACGCCTACAGCAAGAACAAGGCCGCTGCCGCCGCCTTCGCCCGCCAGATCAGCGCCAGCGACGCGCAGGTCGCCTTCAACAAGGCCGGCGGCCGCATCCCCGTCAGCCTCAGCGCCCGCACCAAACTGAAGGCCGATCCGGTCGTCGTGGGCTTCGGCAAGAGCATCAGCGCCGGCACCCCCATGCCCAACGTCCCGCAGATGGGCGCCGTGTGGGGCCCCTGGAGCAACGCCATCGCGCAGAGCGTCCAGAAGCCCGGCCAGAACTACGGCCAGATCCTCGACAAGGCCGTGCAGGAAATCAACAGCAACATCAAGTGA
- a CDS encoding sugar ABC transporter permease: MTATPNKPGQTPGLPPGGYVHREPSLLRRALPWLVTAALIIGLLVLGQALVENMKGRQKSFSIYFVERGWVRFLLFLLAASGVLALTSLLGQRIGMARTGRRISYAAVLGDQLTHLFLILVVLVAVYPLLYVLIAAFDPRNSLFAFPDFENPNILYRSGLMPRLDVLSTENFAKLFEGVTIPGWQLLLAGVGGASLATLLLLMLVGRFGRDSVGLQRTRTWALRVVIAALAALVLFMTPAQFTGFSNESKFLLSVRNTLFVSGVTGILAILLSTTAGYAMARLRFPGRFQMLLFFIFIQMFPVFLALVAVYKLLTDLGLGNTFTGLILAYSGGAIAFNTWIFKGYVESLPESLEEAAMVDGATRWQTFVQVVLPLSGGIMVFIFLNQFIGTYAEFILANVLLTGVEQWTVGVMLRSFTTGQFSTKWGVFAAASTLGALPIIALFYGFQNYFVGGTVSGGVKE; the protein is encoded by the coding sequence GTGACCGCCACTCCCAACAAACCCGGCCAGACCCCGGGCCTGCCGCCCGGCGGGTACGTGCACCGTGAACCCAGCCTGCTGCGCCGCGCGCTGCCGTGGCTGGTCACGGCCGCCCTGATCATCGGCCTGCTCGTGCTGGGGCAGGCGCTGGTCGAGAACATGAAAGGCCGCCAGAAGAGCTTCTCGATCTACTTCGTGGAACGCGGCTGGGTTCGCTTCCTGCTGTTCCTGCTGGCCGCCAGCGGCGTGCTGGCCCTGACCAGCCTGCTGGGGCAGCGGATCGGCATGGCCCGCACGGGCCGCCGCATCAGTTACGCCGCCGTGCTGGGCGACCAGCTCACGCACCTGTTCCTGATCCTGGTCGTGCTGGTCGCCGTGTACCCGCTGCTGTACGTGCTGATCGCCGCCTTCGACCCGCGCAACAGCCTCTTCGCCTTCCCGGATTTCGAGAACCCCAACATCCTGTACCGCAGCGGCCTGATGCCCCGCCTGGACGTGCTGAGCACCGAGAACTTCGCCAAGCTGTTCGAGGGTGTCACCATTCCCGGCTGGCAACTGCTGCTGGCCGGCGTGGGCGGCGCGTCCCTCGCCACGCTGCTGCTGCTGATGCTGGTCGGCCGTTTCGGGCGTGACAGCGTGGGCCTGCAACGCACCCGCACCTGGGCGCTGCGCGTCGTGATCGCCGCGCTGGCCGCGCTGGTGCTGTTCATGACGCCCGCGCAGTTCACGGGATTCAGCAACGAGAGCAAGTTCCTGCTGTCGGTCCGCAACACCCTGTTCGTGTCCGGCGTGACCGGCATCCTGGCGATCCTGCTGTCCACCACCGCCGGGTACGCCATGGCGAGACTGCGCTTCCCCGGCCGTTTCCAGATGCTGCTGTTCTTCATCTTCATCCAGATGTTCCCGGTGTTCCTGGCGCTCGTCGCCGTGTACAAACTCCTGACGGACCTGGGCCTGGGCAACACCTTCACGGGCCTGATCCTGGCTTACTCGGGCGGCGCCATCGCCTTCAACACCTGGATCTTCAAGGGCTACGTGGAAAGCCTGCCCGAATCGCTGGAGGAAGCCGCCATGGTGGACGGCGCGACCCGCTGGCAGACCTTCGTGCAGGTCGTGCTGCCACTGTCGGGCGGGATCATGGTGTTCATCTTCCTGAACCAGTTCATCGGCACGTACGCCGAGTTCATCCTGGCGAACGTCCTGCTGACTGGCGTGGAACAGTGGACGGTCGGCGTGATGCTGCGCTCGTTCACGACCGGGCAGTTCAGCACCAAGTGGGGCGTGTTCGCCGCCGCCAGCACCCTGGGCGCCCTGCCGATCATTGCTCTGTTCTACGGCTTCCAGAACTACTTCGTGGGCGGCACCGTGTCCGGCGGCGTCAAGGAATAA
- the pckA gene encoding phosphoenolpyruvate carboxykinase (ATP), translated as MSLTASAPLADLGIKTATIHLNPGVDDLYAHATRLGEGVQAACGPLTVRTNKTGRSPKDRFIVEDDLTRDAVWWGGFNTPISGAVFDRLLDKMTRYAEGRELFVQQVYAGTDPRYRIGCRMVTEMAYHSLFIHNMFVQPTPAERADFHEDWTVLNIPSFRADPTLDGVRSDTFIIMNFTRRMIIAGGTQYAGENKKGIFGVLNFLLPDQGVMPMHCSANVGDGGDVALFFGLSGTGKTTLSADPSRHLIGDDEHGWTDTGIFNFEGGCYAKVIKLNAEAEPDIYRTTRTYGTVLENVVLDGAGNPDLNDGSLTENTRSAYPISQIPNVQPGSLGGHPRNVVFLTADAFGVLPPISRLSAEQTMYQFISGFTAKIPGTEDGVTEPSPTFSTCFGAPFMPRHPGEYARLLARKVQDSGARVWLVNTGWTGGMYGTGQRMSIAHTRRLISAALSGELDSATSEREPHFGLEIPTDVQGIPAGVLNPRDAWADPQAYDETARKLARMFRENFRRFEDGVDPAVTASMPDPDAAPQT; from the coding sequence ATGAGTCTGACCGCCAGCGCACCCCTTGCCGACCTCGGCATCAAGACCGCCACCATTCACCTGAACCCCGGCGTGGACGACCTGTACGCGCACGCCACCCGCCTGGGCGAGGGCGTGCAGGCCGCCTGCGGCCCCCTGACCGTCCGCACCAACAAGACCGGCCGCAGCCCCAAAGACCGCTTTATCGTCGAGGACGACCTGACCCGCGACGCCGTGTGGTGGGGCGGATTCAACACGCCCATCAGCGGCGCGGTATTCGACCGCCTGCTGGACAAGATGACCCGCTACGCCGAAGGCAGGGAACTGTTCGTGCAGCAGGTGTACGCCGGCACGGACCCCCGCTACCGCATTGGGTGCCGCATGGTGACCGAGATGGCGTACCACTCGCTGTTCATTCACAACATGTTCGTGCAGCCCACCCCGGCCGAACGGGCGGACTTCCACGAGGACTGGACCGTGCTGAACATCCCGTCGTTCCGCGCCGATCCCACGCTGGACGGCGTGCGCAGCGACACGTTCATCATCATGAACTTCACGCGCCGCATGATCATCGCGGGCGGGACCCAGTACGCCGGCGAGAACAAGAAAGGCATCTTCGGCGTGCTGAACTTCCTGCTGCCCGATCAGGGCGTCATGCCCATGCACTGCTCGGCGAACGTGGGCGACGGTGGCGACGTGGCACTGTTCTTCGGCCTGAGCGGCACCGGCAAGACCACCCTGAGCGCCGACCCCAGCCGCCACCTGATCGGCGACGACGAGCACGGCTGGACCGATACGGGCATCTTCAACTTCGAGGGCGGCTGTTACGCCAAGGTCATCAAGCTGAACGCCGAGGCCGAGCCCGACATCTACCGCACCACCCGCACCTACGGCACCGTGCTGGAAAACGTGGTGCTGGACGGAGCAGGCAACCCGGACCTGAACGACGGCAGCCTGACCGAGAACACCCGCAGCGCCTACCCGATCAGCCAGATTCCGAACGTGCAACCCGGCAGTCTGGGCGGCCACCCCCGCAACGTGGTGTTCCTGACCGCCGACGCCTTCGGAGTGCTGCCGCCCATCAGCCGCCTGAGCGCCGAGCAGACCATGTACCAGTTCATCAGCGGCTTCACCGCCAAGATCCCCGGCACCGAGGACGGCGTGACCGAACCCAGCCCCACCTTCAGCACCTGCTTCGGCGCACCGTTCATGCCCCGACACCCCGGCGAGTACGCCCGCCTGCTGGCCCGCAAGGTGCAGGACAGCGGCGCGCGCGTGTGGCTGGTGAACACCGGCTGGACCGGCGGCATGTACGGCACGGGCCAGCGCATGAGCATCGCGCACACCCGCCGCCTGATCAGCGCCGCCCTGAGCGGCGAACTGGACAGCGCGACCTCCGAACGCGAACCGCACTTCGGGCTGGAGATCCCCACCGACGTGCAGGGCATTCCAGCGGGCGTCCTGAACCCCCGCGACGCCTGGGCCGACCCGCAGGCGTACGACGAGACGGCCCGGAAGCTGGCCCGGATGTTCCGCGAGAACTTCCGCCGCTTCGAGGACGGCGTGGATCCGGCCGTGACCGCCAGCATGCCCGACCCCGACGCCGCCCCACAGACCTGA
- a CDS encoding ABC transporter permease subunit, producing MTHTMHPPIRRRPANVPPQGTRGVFLALLILSVLIGVSFLIGWLLSGLTAQVLPGAPAYTILIFTLLTLLVLTPLTYRLFPWITNWFYLLPALVFILAFTVLPVILTVNYAFTNYSGANSGNPDSASRTAATLSADRLTVTLPEQQGQNLAEFLKCAAPTCAGATIVLYDEEASVPYRQAVSGISGNTVTLAAPVPETVAVANATRINRFEYVGLANFQEIFGKASRALWPVFLWTVVFAFSTIVINALAGLILGILLYNKRLKGRNVYRTLLFLPWAVPAVISVQMWVALFNQQFGIVNKTLGLLGIAAVPWLGDPLWAKVSILLVNLWLGFPYMMTATISALSTINEDLYEAAEIDGASRWQQITNITLPLLRTSFTPILLSGFAFNFNNFGIIYLLTAGGPAQEGRESTAQSTDILLSWGYNTAFVSSGGQNFALASAIALIIFFLTLAISLVNFRAAGVFEEARK from the coding sequence ATGACCCACACGATGCACCCCCCCATCCGCCGCCGGCCAGCCAACGTGCCGCCCCAGGGAACGCGCGGCGTCTTCCTGGCCCTGCTGATCCTGAGTGTCCTGATCGGCGTGAGCTTCCTGATCGGCTGGCTGCTGTCCGGCCTGACCGCCCAGGTGCTGCCCGGCGCGCCCGCGTACACCATCCTGATCTTCACGCTGCTGACCCTGCTGGTCCTCACGCCCCTGACCTACCGCCTGTTCCCGTGGATCACCAACTGGTTCTACCTGCTGCCCGCGCTGGTGTTCATCCTGGCATTCACGGTGCTGCCGGTCATCCTGACCGTGAACTACGCCTTTACCAACTACAGCGGCGCGAACAGCGGCAACCCGGACAGCGCCTCGCGCACCGCCGCGACCCTCAGCGCCGACCGCCTGACCGTGACCCTGCCCGAGCAGCAGGGGCAGAACCTCGCCGAGTTCCTCAAGTGTGCCGCGCCCACCTGCGCGGGCGCCACCATCGTCCTGTACGACGAGGAAGCCAGCGTCCCGTACCGCCAGGCGGTCAGCGGGATCAGCGGCAACACCGTCACGCTCGCCGCGCCCGTCCCGGAGACGGTGGCAGTCGCGAACGCCACCCGCATCAACCGCTTCGAGTACGTGGGCCTCGCCAACTTCCAGGAGATCTTCGGGAAGGCCAGCCGCGCCCTGTGGCCCGTGTTCCTGTGGACCGTGGTGTTCGCCTTCTCGACCATCGTCATCAACGCCCTCGCCGGCCTGATCCTGGGCATCCTGCTGTACAACAAACGCCTGAAGGGCCGCAACGTGTACCGCACGCTGCTGTTCCTGCCGTGGGCGGTGCCCGCCGTGATCAGCGTGCAGATGTGGGTGGCGCTGTTCAACCAGCAGTTCGGGATCGTGAACAAGACTCTGGGCCTGCTTGGTATCGCCGCCGTGCCCTGGCTGGGCGACCCGCTGTGGGCGAAGGTCAGCATCCTGCTCGTGAACCTGTGGCTGGGTTTCCCGTACATGATGACCGCCACCATCAGCGCCCTGAGCACCATCAACGAGGACCTGTACGAGGCGGCCGAGATTGACGGGGCCAGCCGCTGGCAGCAGATTACCAACATCACGCTGCCGCTGCTGCGCACCTCGTTCACGCCGATCCTGCTGTCGGGCTTCGCGTTCAACTTCAACAATTTCGGCATCATCTACCTGCTTACGGCGGGCGGCCCGGCCCAGGAAGGGCGTGAAAGCACCGCGCAGAGCACCGACATCCTGCTGTCGTGGGGGTACAACACCGCGTTCGTGTCCAGCGGCGGGCAGAACTTCGCGCTGGCCAGCGCCATTGCGCTGATCATCTTCTTCCTGACCCTCGCCATCAGCCTCGTGAACTTCCGCGCCGCCGGCGTGTTCGAGGAGGCCCGCAAGTGA
- a CDS encoding RsmB/NOP family class I SAM-dependent RNA methyltransferase — MRVLLRVLNGDAFAAPALDDALQQARLPGRDSGLATHIVYGTLRHALTLDRALSPMLKGETHPKTRAVLMAGAFEKLFLGTAPHAVASEYVNLARGARLGPPGLVNAVLRRVTLPDATDETRTELPEWLAGVYRAAFGEQAGAVMADLLRPQPLWLSLSEAGVRALEEEGSVVHPGVQGVDRVELDRPLRRTAAYENGQAQPINPASLACVDALGDVSGVRVLDLAGGAGVKAAMLATRGAQVTSVDLVARKHDAARGNLRRLGLKAEFVTHDLTEPLTLEPAAVVLLDAPCTGSGTLRSHPEIKLRLTPDAVQEMAALQARMLPNAAALVQPGGTLVYSVCSVTPQEGPEVVQAFLDAHPDFEAQPVTGVEVPTVPAGPGVLTVPDGGIDGFFIARMGRRT; from the coding sequence GTGCGGGTGCTGCTGCGCGTGCTGAACGGCGACGCGTTTGCGGCTCCGGCGCTGGATGACGCCCTGCAACAGGCGCGCCTGCCGGGCCGGGATTCGGGACTGGCGACGCACATCGTGTACGGCACTCTGCGGCACGCGCTCACGCTGGACCGCGCCCTGAGCCCCATGCTGAAGGGCGAGACACACCCGAAGACGCGGGCGGTGCTGATGGCCGGCGCGTTCGAGAAACTGTTCCTGGGCACCGCGCCGCACGCCGTGGCGAGCGAGTACGTGAACCTGGCGCGCGGGGCGCGGCTGGGGCCGCCCGGACTGGTGAACGCCGTGCTGCGCCGCGTGACGCTGCCCGACGCGACCGACGAGACCCGCACGGAACTGCCCGAGTGGCTGGCCGGGGTGTACCGCGCGGCGTTCGGTGAGCAGGCGGGCGCGGTCATGGCGGACCTGCTGCGCCCGCAACCGCTGTGGCTGAGCCTGTCGGAAGCGGGCGTGCGCGCCCTGGAGGAAGAGGGCAGCGTGGTGCATCCGGGCGTGCAGGGCGTGGACCGCGTGGAACTGGACCGCCCGCTGCGCCGCACCGCCGCGTACGAGAACGGGCAGGCCCAGCCGATCAACCCGGCCAGTCTGGCCTGCGTGGACGCGCTGGGCGACGTGAGCGGCGTGCGGGTGCTGGACCTGGCGGGCGGGGCGGGCGTGAAGGCCGCGATGCTCGCCACGCGCGGCGCGCAGGTCACCAGCGTGGACCTCGTGGCCCGCAAGCACGACGCGGCGCGCGGGAACCTGCGCCGCCTGGGCCTGAAAGCCGAGTTCGTGACGCACGACCTGACCGAACCCCTGACCCTGGAACCGGCGGCCGTGGTGCTGCTGGACGCCCCCTGCACCGGCAGCGGCACGCTGCGCAGCCACCCGGAAATCAAGTTGCGCCTCACGCCGGACGCCGTGCAGGAGATGGCGGCGTTGCAGGCACGGATGCTGCCGAACGCGGCGGCGCTGGTGCAGCCCGGCGGAACGCTGGTGTACTCGGTGTGTTCGGTCACGCCGCAGGAAGGGCCGGAGGTCGTGCAGGCCTTCCTGGACGCCCACCCGGACTTCGAGGCGCAGCCCGTGACGGGCGTCGAGGTGCCCACCGTCCCGGCGGGACCGGGCGTGCTGACCGTCCCGGACGGCGGCATCGACGGGTTCTTCATCGCGCGGATGGGACGCCGGACGTAA
- a CDS encoding MFS transporter, which yields MSASPTPGAATGRTRLTLFFTIFIAMLGLSVLFPIIAPLGRQLGLTETQTGWFSTGYSLMQFVFSPIWGNRSERQGRKPILILGLVGFSISFGLFGLLAELGLQGVLGGTLLFALLVASRLIGGVLSSATLPTAQAMMADLSDKNDRAASLGLIGAAFGLGVVFGPAIGALLSTVSLTAPIYFSTALGLITALVAWRTLPETRRAGTPEPAAGSRRALLRQGAIPLFLAISALSTLASVGMEQTIGFYVQDTLALTPEGAARTVGGMLTIFGLVAALVQGGAIRPLARRFPTTPLIAAGLLIMAAGMFLLPAGQSFWPITLALAVIGIGSAVLSPSLSAALSLSVTEDQQGAVAGLNSSALALGRMTGPLIGTSLYQGASHAAPYLLSGAVLLALLAWTLIARPRVSS from the coding sequence ATGTCGGCCTCCCCCACTCCAGGCGCAGCCACGGGCCGCACGCGCCTCACGCTGTTCTTCACCATCTTCATCGCCATGCTGGGCCTGAGCGTCCTGTTCCCGATCATCGCGCCGCTGGGCCGGCAACTCGGCCTGACCGAAACGCAGACCGGCTGGTTCTCGACCGGCTACTCCCTGATGCAGTTCGTGTTCTCCCCCATCTGGGGAAACCGCAGCGAACGCCAGGGCCGCAAACCCATCCTGATCCTGGGCCTCGTCGGCTTTTCCATCAGCTTCGGCCTGTTCGGACTGCTGGCCGAACTGGGCCTGCAGGGCGTCCTGGGCGGCACGCTGCTGTTCGCGCTGCTGGTCGCCTCCCGCCTGATCGGCGGCGTCCTGTCGAGCGCCACCCTGCCCACCGCGCAGGCCATGATGGCCGACCTGAGCGACAAGAACGACCGCGCCGCCAGCCTCGGCCTGATCGGCGCGGCCTTCGGCCTGGGCGTCGTGTTCGGCCCCGCCATCGGCGCCCTCCTGAGCACCGTCAGCCTCACCGCGCCCATCTACTTCAGCACCGCCCTGGGCCTGATCACCGCCCTCGTCGCGTGGCGCACCCTGCCCGAAACGCGCCGCGCCGGCACCCCCGAACCCGCCGCCGGCAGCCGCCGCGCCCTGCTCCGCCAGGGAGCCATCCCGCTGTTCCTGGCCATCAGCGCCCTGAGCACCCTCGCCAGCGTCGGCATGGAACAGACCATCGGCTTCTACGTGCAGGACACCCTGGCCCTCACCCCGGAAGGCGCGGCCCGCACCGTCGGCGGCATGCTGACCATCTTCGGACTGGTCGCCGCGCTCGTGCAGGGCGGCGCGATCCGCCCCCTCGCCAGACGCTTTCCGACCACGCCGCTGATCGCCGCCGGGCTGCTGATCATGGCCGCCGGAATGTTCCTGCTGCCCGCCGGACAGAGCTTCTGGCCCATCACCCTGGCCCTGGCCGTCATCGGAATCGGCAGCGCCGTCCTGAGCCCCAGCCTCAGCGCCGCCCTGAGCCTCAGCGTCACCGAAGACCAGCAGGGCGCCGTCGCCGGACTGAACTCCAGCGCCCTCGCCCTGGGCCGCATGACCGGCCCCCTGATCGGTACCAGCCTGTACCAGGGCGCCAGCCACGCCGCCCCCTACCTCCTCAGCGGCGCCGTCCTGCTGGCCCTGCTCGCCTGGACGCTGATCGCCCGGCCCAGGGTGAGCAGCTGA
- a CDS encoding alginate biosynthesis protein AlgP, producing MSNEMNGGVSKRSLLLLGGLAALALNKDTRRALVQGSRTAWTDAQATLEDTVKPTLAQGLTQGLAQAQELSQGLAHEAARRGHSAAQLIREEGVPRASSLLSSMLDEVVTVAGGLAGTAGELAGTAQERAGALAGGLADTTQAVTKQGRQQAGRLLSAAQHSAGDTLVGAQGAGKELLATVHDRVSSTLHEVADGAQTRQRRMDRTLKQARRDAERELAAGRRALSPAKLQKAVDRKVAPLQKELARELKVLEKQTRRARRDDRSGGPAGSLTALALIGTGAVVLARVPAARQGILSAVEGVSPEAAQSLRQAGRNARNLIGTAWLERIEENKATPAPGAAQATQAATTGSSAGGAVAPDAPAAARTAAESGKPAGDTKPTN from the coding sequence ATGAGTAACGAAATGAACGGCGGCGTCAGCAAACGCAGCCTGCTGCTGCTGGGTGGCCTCGCGGCCCTGGCACTGAACAAGGACACCCGCCGCGCCCTGGTGCAGGGCAGCCGCACCGCCTGGACGGACGCCCAGGCCACGCTGGAAGACACTGTGAAGCCCACCCTGGCGCAGGGCCTGACCCAGGGGCTGGCGCAGGCGCAGGAGCTCTCGCAGGGGCTGGCCCACGAGGCCGCCCGCCGGGGTCACAGCGCCGCGCAACTGATCCGTGAGGAAGGCGTGCCCCGCGCGTCCAGCCTGCTGAGCAGCATGCTGGACGAGGTCGTCACTGTCGCTGGCGGGCTGGCGGGCACGGCAGGCGAACTGGCCGGAACCGCGCAGGAGCGGGCCGGCGCGCTGGCTGGCGGCCTGGCCGACACCACGCAGGCCGTGACGAAACAGGGCCGTCAGCAGGCTGGGCGTCTGCTGAGTGCCGCGCAGCACAGCGCCGGGGATACCCTGGTGGGCGCCCAGGGGGCCGGGAAGGAACTGCTGGCCACCGTGCACGACCGCGTGAGCAGCACCCTGCACGAGGTGGCCGACGGCGCGCAGACCCGTCAGCGCCGCATGGACCGCACCCTGAAACAGGCGCGACGCGACGCGGAACGTGAACTGGCCGCCGGTCGCAGGGCCCTGAGCCCCGCGAAACTTCAGAAGGCTGTCGACCGAAAGGTGGCCCCGCTTCAGAAGGAGCTGGCCCGCGAACTGAAAGTGCTGGAGAAGCAGACGCGCCGGGCGCGCCGGGATGACCGCAGCGGCGGCCCCGCCGGTAGCCTGACCGCCCTGGCCCTGATCGGGACCGGCGCGGTGGTGCTGGCCCGCGTACCGGCGGCCCGCCAGGGCATCCTGAGCGCCGTGGAGGGCGTGAGCCCCGAGGCGGCGCAGTCGCTGCGTCAGGCGGGCCGCAACGCCCGGAACCTGATCGGTACGGCGTGGCTGGAGCGCATCGAGGAGAACAAGGCGACCCCGGCTCCCGGCGCGGCGCAGGCCACGCAGGCCGCCACGACCGGCAGCAGCGCGGGCGGCGCGGTCGCCCCGGACGCTCCGGCAGCGGCGCGCACGGCGGCCGAGTCCGGCAAGCCTGCGGGCGATACCAAACCCACCAACTGA